TTTGGATGGATGTTTGATTCTGTTATGGTTTTATAGGTTAGAGATTGGTATCTGGATTCATTTCGGGACATGAGGTCATTTCCAGAGATAAAGGATTCAAGTGATGAGAGGGAATTTACACAAATGATCAAGGCGATTAAGGTGAGGCACAATAATGTGGTACCCATGATGGCATTGGGAGTTCAACAGTTAAAGAAAGGGATGAATCCCAAGattgtttatgaggatcttgaTGAGATTCATCAGTTTCTGGATCGGTTTTACATGTCGAGAATTGGAATTCGTATGCTTATTGGTCAGTTATTATTTTCTggtgattttgttgtttttgttgagaGTGGTCTAACTATTTTGTAGTTTCCAATTTGGATGAAACTCAGGGCAACATGTTGAGTTGCACAATACAAATCCCCCTCATTGTGTTGGTTGTATAGATACAAAAATGTCTCCGATGGAGGTTGCAAGGAATGCCAGTGAGGATGCACGTAGTATTTGTTTTTGGGAGTATGGCAGTGCTCCTGATGTTAATATATATGGTGATCCCAATTTTACATTCCCGTAAGTTCATTTTTTCTCACTTggtttgctttgttttttgtCATTTGAATTTTGCTTATGCCTtcgtttctttctttctttttagcCTCTTTGACATCCTGTTGGTGATGACTTTTGACTTAAAGAAGAAATTggctttttgttttgttttgtcttttatatttttctttttgcttctgTAATAGGTATGTTCCCTCACACTTGCAACTTATGGTATTTGAATTGGTTAAGAATTCATTGCGTGCTGTTGAAGAACGTTTTTTGGACTCAGATAAAGTCGCTCCTCCTATTCGAATAATAGTTGCTGATGGATTGGAGGATGTTACTATTAAGGTTTTCTTCTGTATTATATACTGTCCTTTCTGTCTGTAAAAGTTCTATGATCTGTGTATATTTCTATG
Above is a genomic segment from Mangifera indica cultivar Alphonso chromosome 3, CATAS_Mindica_2.1, whole genome shotgun sequence containing:
- the LOC123210343 gene encoding pyruvate dehydrogenase (acetyl-transferring) kinase, mitochondrial-like, which gives rise to MAAKKLYKSFSNLKSLMEEVHRWGCMKQTGVSLRYMMEFGSKPTDRNLLISAQFLHKELPIRIARRAIELETLPYGLSEKPAVLKVRDWYLDSFRDMRSFPEIKDSSDEREFTQMIKAIKVRHNNVVPMMALGVQQLKKGMNPKIVYEDLDEIHQFLDRFYMSRIGIRMLIGQHVELHNTNPPHCVGCIDTKMSPMEVARNASEDARSICFWEYGSAPDVNIYGDPNFTFPYVPSHLQLMVFELVKNSLRAVEERFLDSDKVAPPIRIIVADGLEDVTIKVSDEGGGIPRSGLPKIFTYLYSTAKSPLDENLDLDSTDAVTMAGYGCGLPISRLYARYFGGDLQIISMEGYGTDAYLHLSRLGDSQEPLP